Proteins from one Mycteria americana isolate JAX WOST 10 ecotype Jacksonville Zoo and Gardens chromosome 1, USCA_MyAme_1.0, whole genome shotgun sequence genomic window:
- the LOC142404527 gene encoding LOW QUALITY PROTEIN: olfactory receptor 51G2-like (The sequence of the model RefSeq protein was modified relative to this genomic sequence to represent the inferred CDS: inserted 6 bases in 3 codons; deleted 2 bases in 1 codon), translating to MTNVHPFHHAVSSSSNGRGLLRDAFFNMFASPPLRQWINQKKRTHKYPVSPGVLGDLVEWRCKDVFTGSLEDKEKPEQGPVNPLHNSQVQRKVTNSRFLKPSTFLLTGIPGMESGNLCLAIPFCCMYVISILGNSAILFVIRMXSLHEPMYLFLCMLAIAELGVXLSTLPTVLSMLLSDSQEIRFDACLTQIFFIHCFSILDSGVLWAMAFDCFMATYNRLQYESILTNPSGVIRLGLTARSISLLLPLLIFLKKLSFCRSHMLAQSFCLHPNLLQLPSADIKVNSVYGLFVVLATFGLHLLSIILSYAVIIKTVLSITSKEERVKALDTCXSHICAVLIYYSPLVGLSMVYRLEKPASSLIHVLVANIYLLVPPLLNPIIYSAKTKQICRGIHK from the exons ATGACCAATGTCCATCCGTTCCATCATGCTGTCTCCTCCAGTAGCAATGGGAGAGGTCTTCTAAGAGATGCCTTTTTTAA TATGTTTGCATCACCTCCTTTGAGACAGTggatcaaccaaaaaaaaaggacgCACAAGTATCCAGTGAGCCCGGGCGTCCTGGGGGATCTTGTGGAGTGGCGATGTAAAGATGTGTTCACTGGCAGCCTGGAG GACAAGGAAAAGCCAGAGCAAGGACCGGTGAACCCCCTCCACAACTCCCAAGTCCAGAG GAAAGTGACCAACAGTAGGTTCCTTAAACCTTCTACCTTCCTTCTCACAGGAATCCCAGGAATGGAAAGTGGCAACTTGTGTCTTGCCATCCCTTTCTGCTGCATGTATGTTATTTCCATCCTGGGAAATAGTGCAATCCTCTTTGTCATCAGAAT CAGCCTCCATGAGCCCATGTACCTCTTCCTGTGCATGCTGGCTATCGCGGAGCTTGGCGT TCTCTCTACGCTCCCCACAGTGCTGAGCATGCTGCTCTCTGATTCACAGGAGATCAGGTTTGATGCCTGCCTCACCCAGATCTTCTTCATTCACTGCTTCTCCATCCTGGACTCTGGGGTGCTGTGGGCCATGGCCTTTGACTGCTTCATGGCCACCTACAACCGCTTGCAGTATGAGTCCATCCTGACCAACCCCAGC GGTGTCATCAGGCTGGGGCTCACAGCGAGAAGCATTAGCCTCTTGCTCCCCTTGCTGATATTTCTGAAGAAGCTGTCGTTCTGCAGGTCCCACATGCTGGCTCAGTCCTTCTGTTTGCACCCCAACTTACTCCAGCTGCCCTCTGCAGATATCAAGGTGAATAGTGTGTATGGCTTATTTGTCGTCCTGGCTACCTTTGGGCTACACTTGCTGTCTATCATCCTGTCCTATGCCGTGATCATTAAGACTGTGCTGAGTATCACATCCAAGGAAGAGCGTGTCAAGGCCCTGGACACCTG ATCTCATATCTGTGCTGTTTTGATTTATTATAGCCCCCTGGTTGGCTTGTCCATGGTGTACAGGCTTGAGAAACCTGCCTCTTCTCTGATTCATGTCCTCGTGGCCAATATCTACCTCCTTGTACCCCCTCTGCTAAACCCCATTATTTATAGTGCAAAAACTAAACAGATCTGCAGAGGGATACACAAATGA